Proteins from a genomic interval of Nocardioidaceae bacterium:
- the purH gene encoding bifunctional phosphoribosylaminoimidazolecarboxamide formyltransferase/IMP cyclohydrolase, translated as MSSSLSHPIDPTGDVRVPLRRALVSVYDKTGLEQLVTALHEAGVELVSTGGSARLIEDAGLPVTRVEELTGFPECLDGRVKTLHPRVHAGLLADRRLEAHRAQLSELQVAPFDLVVSNLYPFAETVASGADADACVEQIDIGGPSMVRAAAKNHPSVAIVTNPEQYAAVHGALADGGFTYDQRKTLAAAAFAHTAAYDVQVASWMASTLAPDGDSAFGGFTGAAYTKAADLRYGENPHQAAALYVDGSGGLAGAEQLHGKEMSYNNYVDTDAARRAANDFTEPAVAIIKHANPCGIAVCGEHEDIAEAHRKAHECDPVSAFGGVIAVNRPVTVAMAEQVAEVFTEVIVAPAYEGGAVEVLTRKKNIRILLAPLEEQPQQREFRAVSGGLLVQQVDHVDADLDGAGDDPASWTLATGEAADEATLADLAFAWKACRAAKSNAILLAADGASVGVGMGQVNRVDSCRLAVSRAGERAKGAVAASDAFFPFEDGPQILIDAGVRAIVQPGGSVRDELTIEAARAAGVTMYFTGTRHFFH; from the coding sequence GTGAGCAGCAGCCTTTCCCACCCGATCGATCCCACCGGGGACGTCCGCGTGCCCCTGCGCCGCGCGCTGGTCTCGGTGTACGACAAGACCGGCCTCGAGCAGCTGGTGACCGCGTTGCACGAGGCGGGCGTCGAGCTGGTCTCCACCGGTGGCTCCGCACGACTGATCGAGGACGCCGGGCTCCCGGTGACGAGGGTGGAGGAGCTCACCGGCTTCCCGGAGTGCCTGGACGGCCGGGTGAAGACGCTGCACCCTCGGGTGCACGCGGGGTTGCTCGCCGACCGGCGGCTCGAGGCCCACCGGGCCCAGCTCTCGGAGCTGCAGGTCGCGCCGTTCGACCTCGTGGTGTCCAACCTCTACCCCTTCGCCGAGACCGTGGCCTCGGGCGCCGACGCCGACGCCTGCGTCGAGCAGATCGACATCGGCGGCCCCTCGATGGTGCGCGCGGCCGCGAAGAACCACCCCTCGGTCGCGATCGTGACGAACCCCGAGCAGTACGCCGCGGTGCACGGGGCCCTGGCCGACGGGGGTTTCACCTACGACCAGCGCAAGACGTTGGCCGCGGCGGCGTTCGCGCACACGGCGGCGTACGACGTGCAGGTCGCCTCCTGGATGGCCTCGACGCTCGCCCCCGACGGCGACTCGGCCTTCGGAGGGTTCACCGGCGCGGCGTACACCAAGGCCGCCGACCTGCGCTACGGCGAGAACCCGCACCAGGCCGCCGCGCTCTACGTCGACGGGTCGGGCGGGCTCGCCGGCGCCGAGCAGCTGCACGGCAAGGAGATGTCCTACAACAACTACGTCGACACCGACGCCGCCCGGCGGGCGGCGAACGACTTCACCGAGCCCGCGGTCGCGATCATCAAGCACGCCAACCCGTGCGGCATCGCGGTGTGCGGCGAGCACGAGGACATCGCCGAGGCCCACCGCAAGGCGCACGAGTGCGACCCGGTCTCGGCCTTCGGCGGTGTGATCGCGGTCAACCGTCCGGTCACGGTGGCGATGGCCGAGCAGGTGGCCGAGGTCTTCACCGAGGTCATCGTCGCGCCGGCGTACGAGGGGGGCGCCGTCGAGGTGCTGACCCGGAAGAAGAACATCCGCATCCTCCTGGCCCCCCTCGAGGAGCAGCCGCAGCAGCGGGAGTTCAGGGCGGTCTCCGGTGGCCTGCTGGTGCAGCAGGTCGACCACGTCGACGCCGACCTGGACGGCGCCGGCGACGACCCGGCGTCCTGGACGCTGGCGACGGGCGAGGCGGCCGACGAGGCGACGCTCGCCGACCTGGCGTTCGCCTGGAAGGCCTGCCGTGCCGCCAAGTCCAACGCGATCCTCCTCGCCGCCGACGGCGCCTCGGTCGGCGTCGGGATGGGGCAGGTCAACCGGGTGGACTCCTGCCGGCTCGCGGTGTCGCGGGCGGGTGAGCGCGCCAAGGGTGCCGTCGCGGCCTCCGATGCGTTCTTCCCGTTCGAGGACGGTCCGCAGATCCTCATCGACGCGGGTGTCCGCGCGATCGTGCAGCCGGGGGGCTCGGTGCGGGACGAGCTCACGATCGAGGCGGCGAGGGCCGCCGGCGTGACGATGTACTTCACCGGCACCCGCCACTTCTTCCACTGA
- the pcrA gene encoding DNA helicase PcrA, with the protein MTATSETTSATGSTETGRAARASGPTPDQLLAGLNEPQREAVQHAGPPLLVVAGAGSGKTRVLTRRIAWLISQRGAHPGSILAITFTNKAAAEMRERVEDLVGRRARIMWVSTFHSACVRILRREIGRLEIKPTFTIYDAADSRRLMTLVCKELELDAKKFPPRSVLAWVSNAKNELKDAEDCAEEATSDVERAHAKAYALYQRRLVDAHALDFDDLIMTTVRLFQTFPEVREAYRRRFRHVLVDEYQDTNHAQYALVHQLCGYDPENPAGDPLTASGGEADQPAEPRVEPSELMVVGDADQSIYAFRGANIRNIMDFESDFPDARTVMLEQNYRSTQTILTAANSVISRNRGRKDKRLWSEAGDGEKIIGYVADDERDEARFVADRIGTLTKDEDVRPADVAVFYRTNAQSRVFEEVFIRMGTPYKVVGGVRFYERAEVKDALAYLRILVNPDDEVSLRRILNTPRRGIGDRAEAMVAAYAEREGTSFWGALTRAEKAPGIASRSLSSIRSFVAVVEELTQMVDAGERADVVLEAMLTRTGYLPELEDRIAETHDPQDETRVENLAELVAVAREFADEAAAEAARAAAGTDDGDDGDDADADADATDDDEPELPGLSAFLERVALVADADQIPDTPAEGDGPEPGVVTLMTLHTAKGLEFPVVFLTGLEDGIFPHQRALGDPAELEEERRLAYVGLTRAERRLHVSRALMRSAWGAPAHNPASRFLAELPVDLVDWLRTEAEQTSWGRQVAPGGSAIGGGDGRTPIRPLTRRVNRSFDSASLRADAAAKASKGRDVPVLEPGDKVSHDSFGLGTVVAVDGSGQQSTASIDFGSAGVKRLLLRYAPVEKL; encoded by the coding sequence ATGACTGCCACCAGCGAGACGACCTCAGCCACCGGGAGCACCGAGACCGGCAGGGCCGCGCGGGCCTCGGGTCCGACCCCCGACCAGCTGCTCGCGGGCCTCAACGAGCCGCAGCGCGAAGCGGTGCAGCACGCCGGTCCGCCGCTCCTCGTCGTCGCGGGCGCGGGCTCGGGCAAGACGCGGGTGCTCACCCGGCGCATCGCATGGCTGATCTCCCAGCGCGGCGCCCACCCGGGCTCGATCCTCGCGATCACCTTCACCAACAAGGCCGCCGCCGAGATGCGCGAACGCGTCGAGGACCTGGTCGGCCGCCGCGCCCGCATCATGTGGGTCTCCACGTTCCACTCCGCCTGCGTACGCATCCTGCGCCGCGAGATCGGGCGGCTCGAGATCAAGCCGACCTTCACGATCTACGACGCGGCCGACTCGCGACGGCTCATGACGCTGGTGTGCAAGGAGCTCGAGCTCGACGCCAAGAAGTTCCCGCCCCGCTCGGTCCTGGCCTGGGTCTCCAACGCGAAGAACGAGCTGAAGGACGCAGAGGACTGCGCCGAGGAGGCCACGAGCGACGTCGAGCGGGCGCACGCGAAGGCGTACGCGCTCTACCAGCGACGCCTCGTCGACGCCCACGCGCTGGACTTCGACGACCTGATCATGACGACGGTGCGCCTGTTCCAGACCTTCCCCGAGGTGCGCGAGGCCTACCGGCGGCGGTTCCGTCACGTGCTGGTCGACGAGTACCAGGACACCAACCACGCGCAGTACGCGCTGGTGCACCAGCTGTGCGGCTACGACCCCGAGAACCCCGCCGGCGACCCGCTGACCGCGAGCGGCGGTGAGGCCGACCAGCCCGCCGAGCCGCGGGTGGAGCCGTCGGAACTGATGGTCGTCGGCGACGCCGACCAGTCGATCTACGCCTTCCGCGGTGCCAACATCCGCAACATCATGGACTTCGAGTCCGACTTCCCCGACGCCCGCACGGTGATGCTCGAGCAGAACTACCGCTCCACCCAGACGATCCTGACCGCGGCGAACTCGGTGATCTCCCGCAACCGCGGTCGCAAGGACAAGCGCCTGTGGTCCGAGGCCGGCGACGGCGAGAAGATCATCGGCTACGTCGCCGACGACGAGCGCGACGAGGCCCGCTTCGTCGCCGACCGCATCGGCACGCTGACCAAGGACGAGGACGTGCGGCCCGCCGACGTCGCGGTGTTCTACCGCACCAACGCGCAGTCCCGGGTGTTCGAAGAGGTCTTCATCCGGATGGGCACGCCCTACAAGGTCGTCGGCGGGGTGCGCTTCTACGAGCGCGCCGAGGTCAAGGACGCTCTCGCCTACCTGCGCATCCTGGTCAACCCCGACGACGAGGTCTCCCTGCGTCGCATCCTGAACACGCCACGTCGCGGCATCGGCGACCGGGCCGAGGCGATGGTGGCGGCGTACGCCGAGCGCGAGGGCACCAGCTTCTGGGGCGCCCTGACCCGCGCCGAGAAGGCGCCGGGCATCGCCTCGCGGTCCCTGTCGTCCATCCGGTCCTTCGTCGCGGTGGTGGAGGAGCTCACCCAGATGGTCGACGCGGGCGAGCGCGCCGACGTCGTGCTCGAGGCGATGCTCACCCGCACCGGCTACCTCCCCGAGCTCGAGGACCGCATCGCGGAGACCCACGACCCGCAGGACGAGACCCGCGTGGAGAACCTCGCCGAGCTCGTCGCGGTCGCGCGGGAGTTCGCCGACGAGGCCGCCGCGGAGGCGGCACGCGCCGCGGCCGGGACCGACGACGGTGACGACGGTGACGACGCGGACGCCGACGCCGACGCGACGGACGACGACGAGCCCGAGCTGCCCGGTCTGTCCGCGTTCCTCGAACGCGTCGCCCTGGTCGCCGACGCCGACCAGATCCCCGACACCCCCGCCGAGGGCGACGGCCCCGAGCCGGGGGTCGTGACGCTGATGACCCTCCACACCGCGAAGGGACTGGAGTTCCCGGTCGTCTTCCTGACCGGTCTCGAGGACGGCATCTTCCCCCACCAGCGAGCCCTCGGCGACCCCGCCGAGCTCGAGGAGGAACGACGCCTGGCGTACGTCGGCCTCACCCGCGCCGAGCGCAGGCTCCACGTCTCCCGGGCCCTGATGAGGTCGGCCTGGGGGGCGCCGGCGCACAACCCGGCGAGCAGGTTCCTCGCCGAGCTGCCCGTCGACCTGGTCGACTGGCTGCGCACCGAGGCCGAGCAGACCTCGTGGGGCCGGCAGGTCGCCCCCGGCGGCTCCGCGATCGGGGGTGGCGACGGGCGTACGCCGATCCGACCCCTCACCCGGCGGGTCAACCGGTCCTTCGACTCGGCCTCGCTGCGTGCCGACGCCGCGGCCAAGGCGAGCAAGGGCCGCGACGTGCCCGTGCTGGAGCCCGGCGACAAGGTCTCCCACGACTCCTTCGGGCTCGGCACCGTCGTCGCCGTCGACGGCTCCGGCCAGCAGTCGACCGCCTCGATCGACTTCGGCTCCGCCGGGGTCAAGCGGCTGCTGCTGCGCTACGCCCCGGTCGAGAAGCTCTGA
- a CDS encoding bifunctional methylenetetrahydrofolate dehydrogenase/methenyltetrahydrofolate cyclohydrolase: MTAQILDGTATAKAIKGELTERVAALASRGITPGLGTVLVGDDPGSRWYVNGKHKDCAEVGIASIRVDLPETATQAEVEDAVRRLNEDPACTGYIVQLPLPKGMDENAVLGLMDPAKDADGLHPTNLGWLVLGREAPQPCTPSGIIELLRRHGVEIAGQHVVVVGRGVTVGRPMGLLLTRRSENATVTLCHTGTRDLAAEVARADIVVAAAGVPGIITADMVKPGAALLDVGVSRVDGKIAGDLDPGVAEVAAWVSPNPGGVGPMTRAMLLANVVALAERDAG, from the coding sequence ATGACCGCACAGATCCTCGACGGCACCGCCACCGCGAAGGCGATCAAGGGCGAGCTCACCGAGCGCGTCGCCGCGCTGGCGTCCCGCGGCATCACCCCGGGACTCGGCACGGTGCTGGTCGGCGACGACCCGGGCAGCCGCTGGTACGTGAACGGCAAGCACAAGGACTGCGCGGAGGTCGGCATTGCCTCGATCCGCGTCGACCTGCCGGAGACCGCGACACAGGCCGAGGTCGAGGACGCCGTACGCCGCCTCAACGAGGACCCGGCCTGCACCGGCTACATCGTGCAGCTGCCGCTGCCGAAGGGCATGGACGAGAACGCGGTGCTCGGCCTGATGGACCCGGCGAAGGACGCGGACGGCCTGCACCCCACCAACCTCGGCTGGCTGGTCCTCGGCCGGGAGGCCCCCCAGCCCTGCACCCCCTCGGGCATCATCGAGCTGCTGCGTCGCCACGGCGTCGAGATCGCCGGGCAGCACGTGGTCGTGGTGGGCCGTGGTGTGACGGTGGGGCGCCCGATGGGCCTGCTGCTGACCCGCCGCAGCGAGAACGCGACCGTCACCCTGTGCCACACCGGCACCCGCGACCTCGCCGCCGAGGTCGCCCGGGCCGACATCGTCGTCGCCGCGGCGGGCGTGCCGGGCATCATCACCGCCGACATGGTCAAGCCGGGCGCCGCGCTGCTCGACGTCGGTGTCTCCCGGGTCGACGGCAAGATCGCCGGTGACCTGGACCCGGGGGTCGCCGAGGTGGCCGCCTGGGTCTCGCCCAACCCGGGCGGCGTCGGTCCGATGACCCGCGCGATGCTCCTCGCCAACGTGGTGGCGCTCGCCGAGCGCGACGCCGGCTGA
- a CDS encoding phosphoribosylglycinamide formyltransferase, whose product MPDAPARLVVLVSGAGTNLQALLDASADPAYGAEVVAVGSDREGVQGLARAEAAGVATFTVRLGDFAHRDEWDEALAREVLAHEPDLVVLAGFMKLTGPAFLARFGGRTVNTHPALSPSFPGMQGPRDALAYGVRVTGATLFVVDAGVDTGPIVEQVAVRVEDDDDVDALHERIKVAERAMLVEQVGRLAREGFTITDRKVRFGQ is encoded by the coding sequence GTGCCTGACGCCCCCGCTCGCCTCGTCGTCCTGGTCTCGGGCGCCGGCACCAACCTCCAGGCGCTGCTCGATGCGAGCGCCGACCCGGCGTACGGCGCCGAGGTCGTCGCGGTCGGCTCGGACCGTGAAGGGGTGCAGGGCCTGGCCCGTGCCGAAGCGGCCGGTGTCGCGACCTTCACCGTACGGCTGGGCGACTTCGCGCACCGCGACGAGTGGGACGAGGCGCTGGCGCGCGAGGTGCTCGCGCACGAGCCCGACCTGGTCGTGCTGGCGGGCTTCATGAAGCTCACCGGGCCTGCGTTCCTGGCCCGCTTCGGCGGACGCACCGTGAACACCCACCCGGCGCTCTCGCCCTCCTTCCCCGGCATGCAGGGTCCGCGCGACGCGCTGGCGTACGGCGTGAGGGTCACCGGCGCCACGCTCTTCGTGGTCGACGCCGGCGTCGACACCGGCCCCATCGTCGAGCAGGTGGCCGTACGCGTCGAGGACGACGACGACGTCGACGCCCTGCACGAGCGCATCAAGGTCGCCGAGCGGGCCATGCTGGTCGAGCAGGTCGGCCGACTCGCCCGCGAGGGATTCACCATCACCGACAGGAAGGTCCGGTTCGGACAGTGA
- a CDS encoding alpha/beta fold hydrolase, protein MTSGPAPGRRGGPTGSRRRDVAGAGGVRLRVTESGPADGGPDGVHLLLVHGYPDDASMWDDVVDHLPPDWHVVRHDVRGAGGSEAPARREAYAISCLVGDIAAVVESCVPDGARVHLAAHDWGAIQSWAAIDQHAPSSLQGRVASYTAMSGPSLDELGLSLRRRGGLRRLLKQLVLHSWYVWLFHLPRLPEWLWTRQPWWLRRVIRLLDDTTRLLDWGPQVAANARPGLELYRANVTQRIRDPRDWRSDVPTQLLIATDDPWISTASLHGLDRHLTDLRRVEVDEGHWLPRVRPGWVADQVAEQVLRQA, encoded by the coding sequence ATGACGAGCGGACCTGCACCAGGACGCCGCGGCGGGCCCACCGGTTCGCGGCGACGCGACGTGGCGGGGGCGGGGGGCGTACGCCTTCGGGTCACCGAGTCCGGCCCGGCCGACGGCGGCCCCGACGGCGTCCACCTGCTCCTGGTGCACGGCTATCCCGACGACGCCTCGATGTGGGACGACGTCGTCGACCACCTGCCGCCCGACTGGCACGTCGTCCGGCACGACGTGCGCGGTGCCGGTGGGTCCGAGGCCCCGGCCCGGCGGGAGGCGTACGCGATCTCATGCCTGGTCGGCGACATCGCCGCCGTCGTCGAGAGCTGCGTCCCCGACGGCGCTCGGGTGCACCTGGCCGCCCACGACTGGGGAGCCATCCAGTCCTGGGCCGCGATCGACCAGCACGCGCCGAGCTCCCTGCAGGGCCGCGTGGCCTCCTACACCGCCATGAGTGGACCCAGCCTCGACGAGCTCGGACTCTCCCTGCGGCGCCGCGGCGGACTGCGGCGCCTGCTCAAGCAGCTCGTGCTGCACAGCTGGTACGTCTGGCTCTTCCACCTCCCGCGACTGCCCGAGTGGCTGTGGACCCGGCAGCCGTGGTGGTTGCGCCGCGTCATCCGGCTGCTCGACGACACCACGAGACTGCTCGACTGGGGCCCCCAGGTCGCCGCGAACGCACGCCCGGGCCTCGAGCTCTACCGCGCGAACGTCACCCAGCGCATCCGCGACCCGCGGGACTGGCGCAGCGACGTGCCCACGCAGCTGCTCATCGCCACCGACGACCCGTGGATCAGCACCGCGTCCCTGCACGGGCTCGACCGGCACCTCACCGACCTGCGCCGCGTCGAGGTCGACGAGGGCCACTGGCTGCCCCGCGTACGCCCCGGCTGGGTGGCGGACCAGGTGGCCGAGCAGGTGCTCAGGCAGGCGTGA
- the sucD gene encoding succinate--CoA ligase subunit alpha, with amino-acid sequence MAIFLTADSKVIVQGMTGSEGMKHTRRMLASGTNVVGGVNPKKDGETVDIDGTEVPVFGSVEKAMKETGADVSVLFVPPAFTKSAVKEAVDAGMPLAVVITEGVPVHDTAEFFAYAQSKGTTRIIGPNCPGLISPGASNAGIIPADIASGGKVGLVSKSGTLTYQLMYELREFGFTTAVGIGGDPIIGTTHIDCLEAFENDPETEAIVMIGEIGGDAEEKAAEYIKAHVTKPVVGYIAGFTAPEGKTMGHAGAIVSGSSGTAAAKAEALEAAGVKVGQTPTETAEKLKEILGG; translated from the coding sequence ATGGCTATCTTCCTGACTGCAGACAGCAAGGTCATCGTCCAGGGCATGACCGGCTCCGAGGGCATGAAGCACACCCGCCGCATGCTGGCCTCGGGCACGAACGTCGTCGGTGGCGTGAACCCGAAGAAGGACGGCGAGACCGTCGACATCGACGGCACCGAGGTGCCCGTCTTCGGCTCGGTCGAGAAGGCGATGAAGGAGACCGGCGCCGACGTGTCGGTCCTCTTCGTGCCGCCGGCGTTCACCAAGTCCGCCGTGAAGGAGGCCGTCGACGCCGGCATGCCGCTCGCGGTGGTCATCACCGAGGGCGTGCCCGTGCACGACACGGCCGAGTTCTTCGCGTACGCCCAGTCCAAGGGCACCACGCGCATCATCGGCCCGAACTGCCCCGGCCTGATCAGCCCCGGCGCCTCGAACGCCGGCATCATCCCCGCCGACATCGCCTCCGGCGGCAAGGTGGGCCTGGTCTCCAAGTCCGGCACGCTGACCTACCAGCTGATGTACGAGCTGCGCGAGTTCGGCTTCACCACCGCCGTCGGCATCGGCGGTGACCCGATCATCGGCACCACGCACATCGACTGCCTCGAGGCGTTCGAGAACGACCCCGAGACCGAGGCGATCGTGATGATCGGCGAGATCGGCGGCGACGCCGAGGAGAAGGCGGCGGAGTACATCAAGGCTCACGTCACCAAGCCGGTGGTCGGCTACATCGCCGGCTTCACCGCACCCGAGGGCAAGACGATGGGCCACGCGGGCGCCATCGTCTCCGGCTCCTCGGGCACCGCGGCGGCGAAGGCCGAGGCCCTCGAGGCCGCAGGGGTGAAGGTCGGTCAGACGCCGACCGAGACCGCCGAGAAGCTCAAGGAGATCCTGGGCGGCTGA
- a CDS encoding M23 family metallopeptidase — protein MGHERPTSHRAPGRARRRAAGGTGRRQVMRTRTRAAVTVPLLTGLAVFSVIGGGTAADSAAISPTSGPAPMTTPPMALTAASPVSAFGSYASLSPRAVTGSSTPIREAVLLDRGLPVSRDSERQALGQSSRTELRPASGAVAKQSNAALAELAQAAQETANRTPQNSWKLPLQSYRLTAFFGQGGALWSSRHTGLDFAAPEGTILSSITPGRVISASYAGAYGERIIIRTPDGIELSYCHLSAYGVQVGDQVVAGQTIGKVGTTGNSTGPHLHLEVRPGGGDPVDPFAALVSRGVNP, from the coding sequence ATGGGACACGAGCGACCGACCTCGCACCGCGCACCCGGGCGCGCGCGACGCAGGGCCGCCGGCGGCACGGGCCGTCGACAGGTCATGCGGACGCGTACGCGCGCAGCCGTCACCGTCCCCCTGCTGACCGGTCTCGCGGTGTTCTCGGTCATCGGTGGCGGCACCGCCGCCGACAGCGCGGCGATCTCGCCCACCTCGGGCCCGGCCCCGATGACGACACCCCCCATGGCCCTGACGGCTGCGTCGCCCGTGTCAGCGTTCGGCTCGTACGCCTCCCTGTCGCCGCGGGCCGTGACCGGCTCGAGCACCCCGATCCGCGAGGCCGTGCTGCTGGACCGCGGCCTTCCGGTCAGCCGGGACTCCGAGCGTCAGGCGCTCGGCCAGTCCTCGAGGACCGAGCTGCGTCCCGCGTCCGGTGCCGTCGCCAAGCAGTCGAACGCGGCGCTCGCCGAGCTGGCCCAGGCGGCCCAGGAGACGGCGAACCGCACGCCGCAGAACTCCTGGAAGCTGCCGCTGCAGAGCTACCGCCTCACGGCGTTCTTCGGTCAGGGCGGCGCGCTGTGGTCGAGCCGCCACACGGGGCTGGACTTCGCGGCGCCCGAGGGCACGATCCTCAGCTCGATCACCCCCGGCCGCGTGATCTCCGCGTCCTACGCCGGCGCGTACGGGGAGCGCATCATCATCCGTACGCCCGACGGCATCGAGCTCTCCTACTGCCACCTCTCCGCCTACGGCGTCCAGGTCGGCGACCAGGTCGTCGCAGGTCAGACCATCGGCAAGGTCGGCACGACCGGCAACAGCACCGGACCGCACCTGCACCTGGAGGTGCGACCCGGCGGCGGGGACCCCGTGGACCCGTTCGCCGCGCTGGTCTCGCGCGGCGTCAACCCCTGA
- a CDS encoding cobalamin B12-binding domain-containing protein has protein sequence MSSVKTSTAVRIVVAKPGLDGHDRGIKVVARALRDAGHEVIYTGLQQTPEQIVAAAIAEDADMIGLSVLSGAHLTHFRKVMALLEENDARDIVVFGGGIVPEEDLPELERLGVARIFTPGTPTTEITDWVAGSVTPA, from the coding sequence ATGAGCAGTGTGAAAACGTCCACGGCTGTACGCATCGTCGTCGCGAAGCCCGGGCTCGACGGTCACGACCGCGGCATCAAGGTCGTCGCGCGTGCGCTCCGCGACGCCGGCCACGAGGTCATCTACACGGGGCTGCAGCAGACGCCCGAGCAGATCGTCGCGGCGGCGATCGCCGAGGACGCCGACATGATCGGCCTCTCGGTGCTCTCCGGTGCCCACCTGACCCACTTCCGCAAGGTGATGGCGCTGCTCGAGGAGAACGACGCCCGCGACATCGTGGTCTTCGGCGGCGGCATCGTGCCCGAGGAGGACCTGCCCGAGCTCGAGCGTCTCGGCGTGGCGCGCATCTTCACCCCGGGCACGCCGACCACCGAGATCACCGACTGGGTCGCCGGCTCCGTCACGCCTGCCTGA
- a CDS encoding response regulator transcription factor, whose amino-acid sequence MFRAGVRGELAGAVEVVAEAEDVEGAVAAVLTHRPEVVLLDIHLPGGGGASVLQQVGARAPGTRFLALSVSDAAEDVIGAIRAGARGYVTKTISRDELLDAVRRVADGDAVFSPRLAGFVLDAFAGAGAAPPTSLDPALDRLTEREREVMRLIARGYSYRETAAELFISVKTVESHMGAVLRKLQLSSRHELTRWASERRLL is encoded by the coding sequence ATGTTCCGCGCCGGGGTGCGCGGGGAGCTCGCCGGGGCGGTCGAGGTCGTCGCGGAGGCCGAGGACGTCGAGGGCGCCGTGGCCGCCGTGCTCACGCACCGTCCGGAGGTGGTCCTGCTCGACATCCACCTGCCCGGCGGGGGCGGGGCGAGCGTCCTGCAGCAGGTGGGGGCCCGCGCGCCCGGCACCCGGTTCCTGGCGCTGAGCGTCTCCGACGCCGCCGAGGACGTCATCGGTGCCATCCGTGCCGGAGCGCGCGGCTACGTCACCAAGACGATCTCCCGCGACGAGCTGCTGGACGCCGTACGCCGGGTGGCCGACGGTGACGCGGTGTTCTCGCCCCGGCTCGCCGGATTCGTGCTGGACGCCTTCGCAGGCGCCGGCGCGGCGCCCCCGACCTCCCTCGACCCCGCATTGGACCGGCTGACCGAGCGTGAGCGCGAGGTGATGCGTCTGATCGCCCGCGGCTACTCCTACCGCGAGACCGCCGCCGAGCTGTTCATCTCGGTCAAGACCGTGGAGAGCCACATGGGCGCGGTGCTCCGCAAGCTCCAGCTCTCGAGCCGCCACGAGCTGACGCGCTGGGCCAGCGAGCGCCGTCTGCTGTGA
- the sucC gene encoding ADP-forming succinate--CoA ligase subunit beta: MDLMEYQAKELFAKHDVPVTMGRVVENAEDARAAAEELGGKVVVKAQVKVGGRGKAGGVKLAKTPDEAVEKAGEILGMDIKGHTVHRVLLVPIAQIDEEYYFSYLVDRTNRSYLCIASVEGGVEIEEVAKTDPDKIARVQIDPLEGVTDEVADRIIAEGKFPTDIADGLREAFKALWECFIAEDASLVEVNPLGRVDGDKVDALDGKVTLDENADFRHAEHADFVIKEDADPLEQKAKDKGLNYVKLDGQVGIIGNGAGLVMSTLDVVAYAGEKHGGMKPANFLDIGGGASAQVMADGLDVIVNDPQVKSVFVNVFGGITACDAVADGIVQALEILGDDANKPLVVRLDGNNVEEGRRILSEANHPLVTMAETMDGAADKAAELAAQA; this comes from the coding sequence GTGGACCTGATGGAGTACCAAGCGAAGGAGCTCTTCGCCAAGCACGACGTGCCGGTCACCATGGGCAGGGTCGTCGAGAACGCCGAGGACGCCCGCGCGGCGGCCGAGGAGCTCGGCGGCAAGGTCGTGGTCAAGGCGCAGGTGAAGGTCGGTGGACGAGGCAAGGCCGGCGGCGTCAAGCTCGCCAAGACCCCGGACGAGGCGGTCGAGAAGGCCGGCGAGATCCTCGGGATGGACATCAAGGGCCACACGGTGCACCGCGTGCTGCTGGTGCCGATCGCCCAGATCGACGAGGAGTACTACTTCTCCTACCTGGTCGACCGCACCAACCGGTCCTACCTGTGCATCGCGTCGGTCGAGGGCGGTGTGGAGATCGAGGAGGTCGCCAAGACCGACCCCGACAAGATCGCCCGCGTGCAGATCGACCCGCTCGAGGGTGTCACCGACGAGGTCGCCGACCGCATCATCGCCGAGGGCAAGTTCCCCACCGACATCGCCGACGGGCTGCGTGAGGCGTTCAAGGCGCTGTGGGAGTGCTTCATCGCCGAGGACGCCTCGCTGGTCGAGGTGAACCCGCTCGGTCGCGTCGACGGAGACAAGGTCGACGCGCTCGACGGCAAGGTCACCCTCGACGAGAACGCCGACTTCCGGCACGCCGAGCACGCGGACTTCGTCATCAAGGAGGACGCCGACCCGCTCGAGCAGAAGGCCAAGGACAAGGGCCTGAACTACGTCAAGCTCGACGGCCAGGTCGGCATCATCGGCAACGGCGCGGGCCTCGTGATGAGCACCCTCGACGTGGTGGCGTACGCGGGCGAGAAGCACGGCGGCATGAAGCCCGCCAACTTCCTCGACATCGGTGGCGGTGCCTCGGCGCAGGTCATGGCCGACGGCCTCGACGTGATCGTCAACGACCCCCAGGTCAAGAGCGTCTTCGTCAACGTCTTCGGCGGCATCACCGCCTGCGACGCGGTCGCCGACGGCATCGTGCAGGCCCTGGAGATCCTCGGCGACGACGCGAACAAGCCGCTGGTCGTGCGGCTCGACGGCAACAACGTGGAGGAGGGTCGTCGCATCCTGAGCGAGGCGAACCACCCGCTCGTCACGATGGCCGAGACCATGGACGGTGCGGCCGACAAGGCCGCCGAGCTGGCCGCACAGGCCTGA